In Gossypium arboreum isolate Shixiya-1 chromosome 6, ASM2569848v2, whole genome shotgun sequence, the following are encoded in one genomic region:
- the LOC108485216 gene encoding uncharacterized acetyltransferase At3g50280-like — translation MTGVEYISSDMVQAVIHKAELSQLRVELTPWDLQLLLVGPVQKGLLFPKPRHENSFINHLKASLSDTLLYFPPLSGRLATTEHDDEKVSFFIDCNNIGALFIHAKANGVTISDIMEPLYVPSIVHSFFPLNGVKNIEGVSNPLLGVQVTELVDGIFIGITANHSVVDGTSFWHFFNSWSAISRGLIHLPKLPVFQRRFFNSINFPIQIPKSHVQNFHDDFVVPLFKERVFHFSKQSIVTLKARANAEVGTGTTTTTNQMVQISSLQALLSHLWQSIIRNKNLEPNEDTHYCFIIGGRQRLHDLPQEYFGNVIKIQKVTMKVKQLLEQGVGSIALEMNKVIAANTGEDFNKFIETWIASPELLKISVSSRNLITSSSPRFDMYGNDFGWGKPIAVRSGSANKSDGKITLYCGAEEGSIDIEVCLPPETLNALGNDEEFMDAIITN, via the coding sequence ATGACAGGGGTTGAATATATCTCGAGTGATATGGTTCAGGCAGTGATTCACAAGGCCGAGTTGAGCCAGCTGAGGGTTGAGTTAACTCCATGGGATCTTCAGCTTCTTCTAGTCGGTCCAGTCCAAAAGGGTCTCCTTTTTCCCAAACCACGACATGAAAACTCCTTTATCAACCACTTAAAAGCCTCTCTTTCCGACACTCTACTCTACTTTCCACCCCTTTCGGGCCGCCTAGCCACTACCGAACATGACGACGAAAAGGTTTCGTTTTTCATCGATTGTAATAATATCGGGGCCTTGTTTATCCATGCTAAAGCAAATGGAGTGACCATTTCCGACATTATGGAACCTCTTTATGTTCCGTCGATTGTTCATTCGTTTTTCCCACTCAACGGTGTTAAAAACATAGAGGGCGTTTCTAACCCATTGCTCGGAGTGCAAGTGACTGAGCTTGTGGATGGCATTTTCATCGGTATCACGGCGAACCATTCCGTGGTCGACGGTACATCCTTTTGGCACTTCTTTAACTCATGGTCCGCCATTTCAAGAGGTTTAATCCACTTACCGAAGCTCCCTGTTTTTCAACGTCGGTTTTTTAATAGCATCAATTTCCCCATTCAGATTCCTAAATCTCATGTCCAGAATTTCCATGACGATTTTGTTGTGCCACTTTTTAAAGAAAGGGTTTTCCATTTCTCAAAACAAAGCATTGTAACCCTCAAAGCAAGAGCCAATGCAGAGGTCGGCACCGGCACCACCACCACCACTAACCAAATGGTACAAATCTCATCACTTCAAGCACTCTTGTCCCATCTATGGCAATCTATTATTCGCAACAAAAATTTAGAGCCAAATGAAGACACCCATTACTGCTTTATCATTGGCGGCAGACAAAGATTACATGATTTGCCACAAGAGTATTTTGGGAATGTGATAAAGATCCAAAAAGTGACGATGAAAGTTAAACAACTGTTAGAACAAGGAGTAGGTAGCATAGCATTGGAAATGAACAAGGTGATTGCTGCCAATACAGGTGAAGATTTCAACAAGTTCATTGAGACATGGATTGCAAGCCCTGAGCTGTTGAAGATTTCGGTATCGAGTCGGAATTTGATCACAAGCAGTTCACCTCGGTTCGACATGTATGGTAATGATTTTGGATGGGGAAAGCCAATAGCTGTAAGATCTGGGTCGGCAAATAAATCTGATGGAAAAATAACATTGTATTGTGGAGCTGAAGAAGGTAGTATTGATATTGAAGTATGTCTTCCACCTGAGACATTGAATGCTTTGGGAAATGACGAGGAGTTCATGGATGCTATTATTACCAACTAA
- the LOC108484535 gene encoding double-stranded RNA-binding protein 1, which yields MPTNENFSGVSNCYVFKSQLQEYAQKVGLPTPVYETFKEGPSHKPSFRSTVTVNNVKYDSLPGFFNRKAAEQSAAEVALLELFKAGEANESISQPVHETGLCKNLLQEYAQKMNYAIPVYQIQKDEATGRLPHYSCTVEIGGIRYIGASAKTKKEAEIKAARVALLAIQLSSSQLTDKALGNSQLTVIPCRKRAIEMASNPDETTVKAPKPKKSRFKKKMLKTKFLGKKADRSQDNPTSNLAIGSDDSQKPESIQTDSFTAIGSETLGAEATRNLKDTKITSDSSEREMPSADVALAPEVADDSKNEQLMAAYPLHSNHEVPDVENSSMVCDDQTDSVKLPNRDDVASKITDPTSSQMEASKIMPGLNQVVEKIHANAGQAQVLEKIDIGSVPGIQFRN from the exons ATGCCCACCAACGAAAACTTCTCAg GTGTTTCGAATTGCTATGTTTTCAAGAGCCAATTGCAGGAGTATGCTCAGAAGGTGGGTCTTCCAACACCTGTATACGAGACTTTCAAGGAAGGACCGTCCCATAAACCTTCTTTCCGATCAACTGTAACTGTAAACAATGTTAAATACGATTCGTTACCCGGGTTTTTTAATCGCAAGGCTGCAGAGCAATCGGCAGCTGAAGTGGCTCTCTTGGAGTTGTTCAAAGCCGGTGAAGCTAATGAAAGCATCTCTCAACCTGTT CATGAGACAGGCTTATGCAAAAATCTACTACAGGAGTATGCGCAGAAGATGAATTATGCTATTCCGGTTTATCAGATTCAGAAGGATGAAGCAACGGGTCGATTGCCTCACTACTCGTGTACAGTTGAGATAGGAGGCATTCGGTATATTGGAGCTTCAGCGAAAACAAAAAAAGAAGCAGAAATCAAAGCTGCTAGAGTTGCTTTACTGGCCATTCAGTTGAGTTCATCTCAATTAACTGATAAGGCACTTGGCAACTCTCAGTTAACGGTTATTCCTTGTAGAAAGAGGGCAATCGAGATGGCTAGTAATCCTGATGAGACGACTGTGAAGGCTCCTAAGCCAAAGAAATCACGATtcaagaagaaaatgttgaaaacaAAATTCTTGGGGAAAAAAGCTGATCGTTCTCAAGACAATCCTACAAGCAATTTGGCTATTGGTTCGGATGATTCACAAAAACCTGAATCAATCCAAACTGATTCTTTTACTGCAATAGGTTCAGAAACGTTAGGTGCCGAAGCGACGAGGAATCTCAAAGATACAAAGATAACGAGTGACTCGAGTGAGCGAGAGATGCCTTCTGCAGATGTGGCATTGGCTCCTGAGGTTGCTGATGATTCTAAAAATGAGCAGTTAATGGCTGCATATCCTCTTCATAGCAACCATGAGGTTCCAGATGTTGAAAATTCCTCCATGGTCTGTGATGATCAAACCGATTCGGTTAAATTGCCTAACAGGGACGATGTTGCTTCAAAGATTACTGATCCGACTTCAAGTCAAATGGAGGCTTCAAAAATCATGCCTGGTTTAAACCAAGTAGTAGAAAAAATCCATGCAAATGCAGGCCAAGCACAGGTCCTGGAAAAAATAGACATCGGTTCGGTCCCCGGGATTCAGTTTCGCAATTAG